Genomic window (Spirosoma sp. KCTC 42546):
TGACGCAGGAGATTATATAACGCGTCAGCCACCGTAAACTAAAAACTGTAAACCATTATTCTTTTTGTCCTTTATAACCCGATTGTTCAAAAATTTGCCGGGTATCGGCGTTATGCATCAAATCCGCGATACTGACGCTATTATGCTCGTCGTGATAGCGACCCACAATCCGCCAACCGATCCAACGACCAATTGCACCAGGGCAAGCCTGACCAATTTCGGCGGTAAAAGGCCGTTCGTTCAAATATCGCTGTTTTATTGCCGGGTTTGTTTGATATAGTAATTGATTATCAATAAAATGCCCCCAAACAACATCCTGTGCATTAAACGTTTGGCTTAGTTGTTTGTCTGAGTAACCGATAACAAGGCTGTCGGCAATGGGTTCACCCCCTACATCAGGCAGCATCGTTTTCGTAAATATGTATCCTTTGCCATAGTACACCATATCGGCCAGCATCGTTTGGTCGGCCCGGTTCGTGGCATTGTATTTGTCAGAGATCGCGAAAACAATAGCGGGAACAATGTACTCTTTCGCGTAGCGACGCAGAATGTATTGTGGATACTCGGGGCCCTGTGGGCGATATTTCGCTTTCGGGCCAGCAAAGTAGTCGAGGCCAATAACGATTAGACTATCGGTAACAACCAGATCCGGCCCAAGAAAACCCGTGATAACAGTCACGACTCTGGGCGAATGGAAATCCGGAAAGTCTTTTTTTATGTTTGTAAACGCCTGGGCCAATTGACTGCGAATATCGGCCATATCGCCAAATTCGCTCTGAACCTGGGCATTGAGTTCGTTGAGAGCCGGGTTATTGACCCGGTTGGTCAATTCATGGACGAGCGCTGTATCATTTCCGGCCCCATTCGCGTTAAAGTACAATTGAGCGACAGCCGGATTTTGATTCAGCAATGACTTAATCTTGTCGGGCGACTTATCAGAAAAAAGTTGCTGGTCGAACCGGATAAGCGTAACGTCTTCGTTTTTAGTACACGAAGCCAATAAAAGTAAGCAAAAAAGCCCCGCAAGGGCTGTCTGTATTCGCATGAAAATCACGAGTTTTCAATATAGAAAACGTGCAAAATTATGAAAAAAGTTGCAGGGTTCGGTTTGATTTTGGTCATCCTGACAATTAGCTCTGGTTGGGCTCAGTCAACATCGCCCGCCTTATACCAGATGCGCACCAAAGAATCGAGCGTTACCGAAAAGCGATTCCGTAAAATTCTGGGTGATAATTACGATGGGCAAGACAAGAACCGGAAGGAGTATGACGACGACCGAAAACGCCGTCGCCGGAAGCAAAGCCAAAGCACAGACAACTCGTCGGAAAATAATGGTTTTGGCTCTGGGCCCGATTATGCCTGGGTGAGCCACCTGATTGAAATGAGTATCCGATTTGCTCCCTCGCTTGACTTAAATACGGCTCAAGGAACAGGCTCATATGCAGGCTTCCGCACCAACGGGGCAGGCGTTCGGATGAGCGTTGGACCTTCATTGGATTATTTTTTCTTCAAAGACCGCTACGCGTTTAGCACGGGCCTTTGGTATACGATCAAGCGATCGGGATTTCAAATGCCGGGTACGTTTGGTTCAAGCCAGTGGAATCCGGGGGCGCCCGAAAAAGAGTCTGTCTATAATTTGCAGTATCTACAACTTCCAGCGACCGTAAAACTATTCGCCAATAACATCGCCCCAAACATGCGACTGTATATTCAAACGGGTGGACTGTTCAGTATAAAATTGGCCGAAAAAGCACTGGATGAAGCACGGAATGGACTTTACACAGCTGAAAGTGGCGGTAGTCGTCGGCAGTATGGCTTCGGCGATGTAGAGTTGCTGCTCGGAACGGGTATTCAGTATAAAATCAATCAGAACAATGCCTTCAACCTTGGCATGAGTTATCAGCGTGGACTTATAAATGTAGCCCGCGACAATAGTTTGATTTCTAAAAACCGGGTTGTTTCGCTAGAACTAGGGTTTAAGTTTTGATTTTCTTAAACACGGAGGAATGGATAAAAACACGGAGAACATAGAGTTTTCTTAATAGCTCTCTACTCTCTATGTTTTTCTCCGTTCCTTCGTATTTAAAATTCATAACCGCATCTCAATCCCCTTCTCACGCAGGTACCCTTTCAGTGCAGGAATCTCGATTTCTTTGAAGTGGAAGATACTGGCAGCAAGTCCTGCATCTGCTTTGCCGGTCGTGAATACGTCCACGAAATGCTCCATTGAACCGGCTCCGCCCGACGCAATAACCGGAATATTAGCTGCTCCTGAAATCTGTGCAGTTAGTTCAATTGCAAAGCCTGCCTTCGTACCATCGGTATCCATTGACGTTAGCAGAATTTCACCGGCACCCCGGTCTTCTACTTCCTTTGCCCAGGCAATAGTGCGTAGCTCCGTTGGTCTACGTCCACCATGTGTGTGAACAATGTGAGCGTAGGGCAGGGAGCGCGGGGCGCGGGGCACGGTTTGGGCCATATCATTATCCCTGCTCTCCGCTTCTTGCTCCACGCTAATCCATCGCGTATCAATGGCCACTACGATACATTGGCTCCCAAACTCCAATGCTAGTTCGTTTACCAAATTTGGATTTCGTACGGCTGACGAATTAATCGAAATTTTATCGGCACCGGCGTTGAGCAAAGCAGAAACATCAGCGATAGACGATATACCGCCCCCAACCGTAAACGGAATGTTAATGGTGTGTGCTACATTTCGAACGAGTTCGATGAGGGTTTTCCGCTCATCGACGGTGGCTGTGATGTCGAGAAATACCAGTTCATCAGCCCCGTTTTCGGCATAAACAGCGGCAAGGGCAACCGGATCGCCAGCGTCACGTAAATTGACAAAATTGGTGCCTTTAACGGTGCGACCGTCTTTTATGTCGAGGCAGGGAATAATTCGCTTCGTAAGCATTAGTATGCAGTAAAGGCTTTAATGACCATTGTATTTTCTGGACTATCAATCGGCGTAAAACCGAATTGGGTATACAAGCCATGTGCATCCCGCGTAACCAGCATGATTCGACGCAAACCCTGCAACTGAGGACAAGCCATAATGAACGCCATGAGTTGTTTCGATAAACCTCTGCCTCGGTGTTCGGGTAAAACAAACACATCGGCTAGATAGCCGAAGGTCGCTTGGTCAGTCACCACGCGCGCAAAACCAACTTGACTTTCACCTTGATAAACCCCAAAACAAAGCGAGTTCTTTATTGACTGCTGAACAATTTCGAGCGGGATATTTAGGCACCAGTAAGCTTCCTGACTCAAGTAGCGGTGAATGACTTCCAGGTTGAGTTTGGTTTTATCGGTACTGATAGTGTATTTCTGATCCATTACCCATTAAATTGCTGTAATTCCTTCAACGTCACACGTCCTTCATAAATCGCCTTTCCAACGATAACACCGAAAACATCCATGTCGGCCAGCATTTCAATGTCGGACATGTTACTGACGCCCCCGCTAGCAATGACATTCAGATCGGGGAATTGATCCTGCATGTTACGGTATAAGTCAAACGATGGCCCTTCAAGCAGACCATCCTTCGCGACGTCGGTACTGATTACGTATTGTATACCTTTCTCTGTCCACTTTTCCAGGAAGTCATAAATCCAGACTTCTGTGCCTTCTTCCCAACCGCTCACTGCAATTTTCTCATTCTTGGCGTCGGCACCCAGAATAATTTTATCAGGTCCATACTGAGAAAGCCATCGCTCTAGCACGTCGGGGTTCTTTACGGCAATGCTCCCGCCCGTCACCTGTTTGGCACCACATTCAAATACCATTCGCAGGTCGTCGTCGGACTGAACACCTCCACCAAAATCAACCTGCAGCATGGTTTTAGAGGCAATCAATTCCAACACTTTCCAATTGATAACACGCTTTTCTTTAGCACCGTCGAGGTCAACCAGATGAAGACGCGTCAGGCCAGCATCTTCAAATTGCTTGGCTACTTCCAGCGGCCGGGCGTTATACTCTTTCTTCTGATGGTAGTCGCCCTGGGTGAGTCTGACGGCTTTACCTTCAATAATGTCAATAGCGGGTATGATATGCATTTCAAACACAGAGTAAACGGAGGATTCACGGAGTACACAGAGAACTCCGTGTTCTCCGTGAAAAATCTCCATGCTCTCCGTGTTTAATTATAACTTCAAAAAATTCTCCAGAATCCGTTGCCCAACGTTCCCGCTAATTTCGGCGTGGAACTGGGCTGCGTAAAAATTGTCACGCTGTAGCATGGCGCTAAACGGTCGAACATACTCACAAACAGCAGTGGTTTCGGGGCAAACGTCAGCAGCATAGCTGTGTACGAAGTACATGTAGGCACTCTCGGGTAAGCCCTCAGTCAAAGGTCCTCTCAATGAATGGATATTATTCCAGCCTGTATGTGGGACTTTAAACTCTGGCTGAGCAGGAAACCGCCGAACATCAATGTCGAAAATACCCATGCAGGTCGTGTCATTTTCTTCCGAATAGCGACACATAAGCTGCATACCCACACATGTACCTAATACAGGCTGTTTCAGAGAAGGGATTAATTTATCCATACCGCGCTCCCGCAGGTAGGCCATAGCTGTACTGGCTTCGCCCACTCCAGGGAAGATAACTTTATCGGCCGAACGGATTTCGGCTTCATCGTCGGTCAGTAGGTAACTGGCTCCCAGTCGTTCCAGCGCATACATTACCGACTGCACATTGCCCGCGTTGTATTTAATTATGACAGTTTTCATAAAGCTTAATGGATAATGTACAATGCATAATGAAGAATGTTGCCGCCGGCATTATCCATTTTTCATTAAACCACACGGGCGGCCCCGATCACTCATTAAAAAAGCCCGGCTCCTTAGCAGAACCGGGCTTTGTATATTGTGGTAATCAGAATTATATCTCCGAATTCACAAACACGAGCATCTTGTTCTGCTGCGCTACCGCTCAGAATGATGATGCCGATGGTTTGTGGTTGCTAAAATCATAGAGCAAAGGTAAAGGCTTGCGGTTGTAAATCAAAACAAACTCCCTTGAACGACTTTAGGCTGCAAAACTGGCTCACGGAGGTTTAGACCACAGTGCTTATTTAATTCCCGAATCCAATACAGAATCAGTTCGGGTGCCGTATCGTTATCACCACCGCCATGAATAAATAAGTAAGCTGACTGAAGCCCTTTTTCGAACCAGGTTTTAAGTCGCTGAATCCACGCATCGGTGCGGGTGTAATCGGTGGGATGGCCTTCATTAGCAATAAACCGCAGTGTTAGTACGGGGCTACTCAATCCCATATGCAACACATCACGCCGACCCGCCACATCCGTAATAACTACATGCCGACGTAATAAATAAAGTCGTTCTAGTGTCTGCTGCCAGACCGCTGCCTTACAAAACCAATCTGGATGCCGAAACTCAACTGCTACATCCAATTCGTCGGGCAAACGTTTAAGATAGTTCTCCAGAACAGGCCATTTATCAGGCCCGAAGGTTGGTGGCAGTTGTAAAAATGTCATACCCAGAAATTCCTCCAGATTCAACACGGCATTGATGAATTCTTCTGTTAGTCCTTCCGTAGCAATCAATTGTCGCTCGTGGCTAATAATCTGCGGAAACTTTGGGCAATACGTAAACCCAGACGACGCTTCAACTTTCCATCGCTCAATCATGCCCGCTGTAGGAATCTGATAATGAGTCAAGTTTAGCTCGATGGTATTAAACTGTCGGGTATAATAATGTAGAAAATCCCGCTCTTTCGCATTTGACGGATACACCTTGCCAACATAGTCTTTATTGGCCCAGATAGGTCCACCAATAGATACCATAGGTCTGTGGCTCGGCTCAACAGCGGCCCAGATTCGCGCGTTGAACGACGAACCAGGTGGTAGCGAAAAATTTACGGCATCGGGGTTCTGTATTTTTCCGAATTCCATAACCTATGTTGGTGAAGTATACCGATAAAACTAGCAAAGACCCGCTTTCGTTTTTTCGCCCTATCCAATTTAACTAATTTTGTCTTTTATCCATAACTCCCTCAGTCGGTTTTTACTGGATGGAATTCGTTTCAAGCAGCAAACCGACGAAGGGTATTCATAGATTATGATTTCAAAGACATATGCCCCCCAGGAGATTGAAGAAAAATGGTATCAATATTGGCTTGATAACCAATTTTTCAAGTCTACACCCCCAACGGATGTTGCCGACGAACGAGAGCCCTACACAGTCGTTATCCCCCCCCCGAACGTAACGGGTGTGCTGCACATGGGCCATATGCTCAACAATACCATTCAGGACGTGCTGGTTCGTAAGGCCCGTATGGAGGGCAAAAACGCATGTTGGGTACCGGGTACCGACCACGCCAGCATTGCTACCGAAGCGAAAGTGGTAGCTATGCTGAAAGAAAGAGGCATCAACAAAACCGATTTGACCCGTGACGAATTCCTGGAATATGCCTGGGAGTGGACACATAAGTATGGTGGCATCATTCTTCAGCAACTTCGCAAGCTCGGTGCTTCCTGCGATTGGGATCGCACCCGCTTCACGATGGAGCCCGCTCTCCACGATTCGGTTATTGACGTATTTGTTGACCTGTACAACAAAGGCCAGATTTATCGGGGTGTTCGGATGGTGAACTGGGACCCACAGGGCCGCACTGCCGTTTCTGATGAAGAGGTTATCACGAAAGAAATTCAGCAAAAGCTGGTCTATATTCAGTACGAGATAGCAGGGAGCGCAGGGCAAGACTACATAACTATTGCCACAGTTCGGCCAGAAACCATTATGGCCGATGCAGCTATCGCGGTCAACCCGAACGACGAGCGCTACAAACACCTACACGGCAAAAAAGCTATTATTCCGCTCATCAATCGCGAAATTCCCATTATTACAGACGAATATGTAACGATGGATTTCGGAACGGGTGGCCTGAAAGTTACACCTGCCCACGATCCGAATGACTACGCGCTGGGTATCAAGCACAACTTACCTGTTCTGGATACGCTGAACGATGATGGGACCCTGAATGAAAAAGCGCAGATTCTGGTCGGGATGGACCGGTTTGCAGCTCGGAAGGCTATTATTAAGATGCTGGAAGAATCGGGCAATCTGGTAAAAACAGAGGATTATAAATCGAATGTTGGCACATCGGAGCGAACGGGAGCCGTTATTGAGCCGAAGCTGTCGTTGCAGTGGTTCCTGAAAATGGACGAGCTATCGAAGCCAGCGCTCAAGAACGTGATGAACGATACGATTCAACTCGTTCCGCCCAAGTTCAAAAACATGTATCGATCTTGGATGGAAAACGTGCATGACTGGTGTATTAGTCGGCAACTATGGTGGGGACAGCGAATTCCGGCATTTTACATGCAGGATGGAACGGTCATCGTGGCTAAAAACAAGCACGAGGCTCTGGAAAAAGTACAGCACGAAAAGCTACTTTTTGCCATGACCGAAGCCGACCTGACACAGGACGAAGACGTATTGGATACCTGGTTCTCTTCCTGGCTTTGGCCTATATCGGTATTCGATGGATTGAAAGACCCAAACAACGCCGATATTAACTACTACTACCCGACCAACGATCTGGTTACGGCACCCGAAATTCTATTTTTCTGGGTTGCCCGTATGATTATTGCTGGTTATGAGTATCGAGGGGAAGCGCCGTTCAAAAACGTTTACCTGACGGGTATTGTCCGCGATAAGCTAGGCCGGAAGATGTCGAAATCGTTGGGCAACTCGCCTGACCCACTCGACCTGATTGAAAAGTACGGTGCCGATGGCGTTCGAACGGGTATGCTATTCAGTTCGGCAGCTGGTAACGATCTGATGTTCGACGAAAAGTTGGTTGAACAGGGGCGTAACTTCAGCAACAAAGTCTGGAATGCGTTCCGGTTAGTAAAGGGTTGGACGGTTAACGAATCGATTGACGGCAAAACCAATCAATTGACCATTAGTTGGTTTGAATCGAAACTGAACGCAACACTGACCCAGATCGAAGACGATTTCAGCAAGTTCCGTATTTCGGATGCTTTACAGGCCGTTTACAAGCTTATCTGGGACGATTTCTGCTCGCAGTACCTCGAACTAATCAAACCCGCTTTCGATGCTGCTACCGGCACGCCACAGCCCATAGATAGCGTTACATATGAGGCCACGATCAATTTCTTTGAGCGATTGATGGGTCTAGCCCATCCGTTCATGCCGTTTATTACGGAAGAAATATGGCAGGATATTCGTGATCGAAAAGAAGGTGACAGCATTTGTATTGCTCCGTTCCCAAAAGCGGGAATGGTTGATGAACAAATTTTAACTGATTTCGAGACGTTGTTTGAGGTTATCTCTAACATTCGAAACATCCGCAATGCAAAGCAGATTTCGCCCAAAACCGAACTTCCACTGGCAATCAAAACAGCCACACCCCAGCGTTTCGAGACACTGGAACCGCTGATTCAAAAAATGGCCAATGTATCAGACATCAGCTATCTTGGCGAGAATGTTGAAAATGAGTCTTCGTTAGGCGTTTCGTTTTTAATTAAGAGCGATGAGTTTTTCATTAATCTGGCAGGGGAGATCAACGTTGAACAGGAGATTGCCAATACCCGAAAGGAGCTAGAGTACAATATCGGCTTCCGTGATTCGGTAGTAAAAAAACTCTCGAACGAGAAGTTTGTGGCTAATGCGAAACCAGAAATTATTGACCGTGAACGGCAGAAGCTTGCCGATGCAGAATCTAAGATTCAGGCATTGGAACAGCGTTTAAGAGATTTAGGAGCTTAACTAATCATTTGTTCTTGACACTCTTTAACCGCTGATACTGACAGAGTTTAGTCTTTGTCAGAACTATTTAACAATAATTTATTAAGGCAATAATACAATTATTTGGCCAAATAATTGTATTATTGCCTTCTACCATTTCTCATCATCAATGAACAAGTGCATCTTTCTGGACCGCGACGGTGTTTTAAATGAAGATCGTACGGACTATGTCTACCGTGTTGAGGACTTTATCATTCCCGATGGAGTGCCAGAAGCACTGCGTTTATTGAAAAATGCCGGTTATCTGCTGATCGTTATAACCAACCAGGCAGGTATTGCCAAGGGGCTGTATACGCGAGATGATGTAATGACCTGCTATAATTATTTACAAGATAAGTGTGGTAAGCTTATTGACGATATCTATTACTGCCCACACCACCCTAAATACGATACTGAGTCTCTTACGCGCAAGCCAGGTTCGTTATTGCTCGAAAAAGCAATGGCGAAATACAATATTGAACCCAATGGCTCATGGATGATTGGCGATGCACTGCGTGATATGCAGGCAGGAAAACGTGTTGGCGTTCGGACGGTCCGTATTGCTCACGAACCTCAGCTTTCTGCTGACTGCGATGGATGCGCTACCAGCCTGTTAGAAGCTTCCCGATTTGTCTTGGAATATGCCTGATTAACTCAATAAAATAGCTTTTAAGCAAAATAGAAATGTCCCAATTCTTCACCAAGAATTGGGACATTTCTATTTTGCTTAAACCGTTCTCTACACCCGTGCCTGCGTTGAAGCTGGCTTCTGCGTACTGCCATAAGCTGGGCAGTTTGCCTTGCGGGAACAAGACCCAAGCGAAAGGGTTGCCAGTACAGTCCCCAAAATCAGTAGCTTTTTCATGAAGTTGTTAGTCCGTTTGCTCGTTAACCTTCAGATTACTAAACGAAAATAGTGCCAAAAACAGTACGGTACGTACTTAGTAATGACTAATTTTCCTCCTTCACAAGTTCAGCTTCTTCCTCACGCTCTTCAGCAGCTTCTGTAGCTTCCAATTCAGTCATACCCGGCTCGGCACCACCATAACCCAGAATCTTTAACATAACCTCGCTATTTTGCTCAGGAGCGAACAAACGGGTACGGAGGTTACCTTCTTCATCCTTATCCACGATAACGTGCTGTGGGGCCGGAATCAGGCAATGTTGAATGCCACCATACCCACCCAACGATTCCTGATAGGCTCCGGTATGGAACAGACCAATATATTGATCTTCGGTGTCCTGGTCGAAAATTGGCAGGTATAAATCCGCGCTATGCGCTTCGGTATTATAAAAATCGTGCGAATCACAAGTTAGACCGCCCAGGTTCACCTTTTGGTAAGGATTATCCCAGTTATTCACCGACAGCATAATATACTTCTGCCCTAATCCCCAGGAATCGGGAAGCTGGGTAATGAACGAGCCGTCAATCATGTACCACAGTTCCTTGTCGTTCTGAAGCTTCTGATCAATTACTTTATAAATAACCGCTCCGCTTTCACCGACTGTGTAGGAACCAAACTCGGTAAATATATGGGGGACAGGCACATTGCTTTTATTACAGATCCACTGAATACTTTCCACGATCTGATCAATCATGGCCTGATAATCATACGTGAACTGAAATGATGTTTGAATCGGC
Coding sequences:
- a CDS encoding gliding motility protein gives rise to the protein MRIQTALAGLFCLLLLASCTKNEDVTLIRFDQQLFSDKSPDKIKSLLNQNPAVAQLYFNANGAGNDTALVHELTNRVNNPALNELNAQVQSEFGDMADIRSQLAQAFTNIKKDFPDFHSPRVVTVITGFLGPDLVVTDSLIVIGLDYFAGPKAKYRPQGPEYPQYILRRYAKEYIVPAIVFAISDKYNATNRADQTMLADMVYYGKGYIFTKTMLPDVGGEPIADSLVIGYSDKQLSQTFNAQDVVWGHFIDNQLLYQTNPAIKQRYLNERPFTAEIGQACPGAIGRWIGWRIVGRYHDEHNSVSIADLMHNADTRQIFEQSGYKGQKE
- a CDS encoding outer membrane beta-barrel protein; protein product: MKKVAGFGLILVILTISSGWAQSTSPALYQMRTKESSVTEKRFRKILGDNYDGQDKNRKEYDDDRKRRRRKQSQSTDNSSENNGFGSGPDYAWVSHLIEMSIRFAPSLDLNTAQGTGSYAGFRTNGAGVRMSVGPSLDYFFFKDRYAFSTGLWYTIKRSGFQMPGTFGSSQWNPGAPEKESVYNLQYLQLPATVKLFANNIAPNMRLYIQTGGLFSIKLAEKALDEARNGLYTAESGGSRRQYGFGDVELLLGTGIQYKINQNNAFNLGMSYQRGLINVARDNSLISKNRVVSLELGFKF
- the hisF gene encoding imidazole glycerol phosphate synthase subunit HisF, whose translation is MLTKRIIPCLDIKDGRTVKGTNFVNLRDAGDPVALAAVYAENGADELVFLDITATVDERKTLIELVRNVAHTINIPFTVGGGISSIADVSALLNAGADKISINSSAVRNPNLVNELALEFGSQCIVVAIDTRWISVEQEAESRDNDMAQTVPRAPRSLPYAHIVHTHGGRRPTELRTIAWAKEVEDRGAGEILLTSMDTDGTKAGFAIELTAQISGAANIPVIASGGAGSMEHFVDVFTTGKADAGLAASIFHFKEIEIPALKGYLREKGIEMRL
- a CDS encoding GNAT family N-acetyltransferase — translated: MDQKYTISTDKTKLNLEVIHRYLSQEAYWCLNIPLEIVQQSIKNSLCFGVYQGESQVGFARVVTDQATFGYLADVFVLPEHRGRGLSKQLMAFIMACPQLQGLRRIMLVTRDAHGLYTQFGFTPIDSPENTMVIKAFTAY
- the hisA gene encoding 1-(5-phosphoribosyl)-5-[(5-phosphoribosylamino)methylideneamino]imidazole-4-carboxamide isomerase: MHIIPAIDIIEGKAVRLTQGDYHQKKEYNARPLEVAKQFEDAGLTRLHLVDLDGAKEKRVINWKVLELIASKTMLQVDFGGGVQSDDDLRMVFECGAKQVTGGSIAVKNPDVLERWLSQYGPDKIILGADAKNEKIAVSGWEEGTEVWIYDFLEKWTEKGIQYVISTDVAKDGLLEGPSFDLYRNMQDQFPDLNVIASGGVSNMSDIEMLADMDVFGVIVGKAIYEGRVTLKELQQFNG
- the hisH gene encoding imidazole glycerol phosphate synthase subunit HisH, whose translation is MKTVIIKYNAGNVQSVMYALERLGASYLLTDDEAEIRSADKVIFPGVGEASTAMAYLRERGMDKLIPSLKQPVLGTCVGMQLMCRYSEENDTTCMGIFDIDVRRFPAQPEFKVPHTGWNNIHSLRGPLTEGLPESAYMYFVHSYAADVCPETTAVCEYVRPFSAMLQRDNFYAAQFHAEISGNVGQRILENFLKL
- a CDS encoding DUF72 domain-containing protein; the protein is MEFGKIQNPDAVNFSLPPGSSFNARIWAAVEPSHRPMVSIGGPIWANKDYVGKVYPSNAKERDFLHYYTRQFNTIELNLTHYQIPTAGMIERWKVEASSGFTYCPKFPQIISHERQLIATEGLTEEFINAVLNLEEFLGMTFLQLPPTFGPDKWPVLENYLKRLPDELDVAVEFRHPDWFCKAAVWQQTLERLYLLRRHVVITDVAGRRDVLHMGLSSPVLTLRFIANEGHPTDYTRTDAWIQRLKTWFEKGLQSAYLFIHGGGDNDTAPELILYWIRELNKHCGLNLREPVLQPKVVQGSLF
- a CDS encoding valine--tRNA ligase, with the translated sequence MISKTYAPQEIEEKWYQYWLDNQFFKSTPPTDVADEREPYTVVIPPPNVTGVLHMGHMLNNTIQDVLVRKARMEGKNACWVPGTDHASIATEAKVVAMLKERGINKTDLTRDEFLEYAWEWTHKYGGIILQQLRKLGASCDWDRTRFTMEPALHDSVIDVFVDLYNKGQIYRGVRMVNWDPQGRTAVSDEEVITKEIQQKLVYIQYEIAGSAGQDYITIATVRPETIMADAAIAVNPNDERYKHLHGKKAIIPLINREIPIITDEYVTMDFGTGGLKVTPAHDPNDYALGIKHNLPVLDTLNDDGTLNEKAQILVGMDRFAARKAIIKMLEESGNLVKTEDYKSNVGTSERTGAVIEPKLSLQWFLKMDELSKPALKNVMNDTIQLVPPKFKNMYRSWMENVHDWCISRQLWWGQRIPAFYMQDGTVIVAKNKHEALEKVQHEKLLFAMTEADLTQDEDVLDTWFSSWLWPISVFDGLKDPNNADINYYYPTNDLVTAPEILFFWVARMIIAGYEYRGEAPFKNVYLTGIVRDKLGRKMSKSLGNSPDPLDLIEKYGADGVRTGMLFSSAAGNDLMFDEKLVEQGRNFSNKVWNAFRLVKGWTVNESIDGKTNQLTISWFESKLNATLTQIEDDFSKFRISDALQAVYKLIWDDFCSQYLELIKPAFDAATGTPQPIDSVTYEATINFFERLMGLAHPFMPFITEEIWQDIRDRKEGDSICIAPFPKAGMVDEQILTDFETLFEVISNIRNIRNAKQISPKTELPLAIKTATPQRFETLEPLIQKMANVSDISYLGENVENESSLGVSFLIKSDEFFINLAGEINVEQEIANTRKELEYNIGFRDSVVKKLSNEKFVANAKPEIIDRERQKLADAESKIQALEQRLRDLGA
- a CDS encoding HAD-IIIA family hydrolase; amino-acid sequence: MNKCIFLDRDGVLNEDRTDYVYRVEDFIIPDGVPEALRLLKNAGYLLIVITNQAGIAKGLYTRDDVMTCYNYLQDKCGKLIDDIYYCPHHPKYDTESLTRKPGSLLLEKAMAKYNIEPNGSWMIGDALRDMQAGKRVGVRTVRIAHEPQLSADCDGCATSLLEASRFVLEYA